The Desulfobacteraceae bacterium DNA segment ACGCCGACAGCGCCTTTTGATCCCAACTGGAGGCTTGGTTCCCATGAAACGGCAAAACGACTATCTGCGGTTGATGCTCGACGTCACCAAAACCATCACCGCCTCGCTGGATCCCACCGACAAATTCGAACTGATCGTATCCCGCATCCCCCAGGTCACCGGGGTGGACGCCGCGACTATCCGGCTGTTGGACCCCGAGGGCCGCAAACTAATCCTGAAAGCCGCCTCGGGGCTGAGCGAGGCCTATCTCAACCGCGGCCCCATCGATGCCGAGGAAAGCGTGCTCTCCGCCCTGGCCGGGACGCCCATCGCGGTCTATGACGCCGCCAACGACCCCCGCATCCGGTACCCCGAAGCCGCCCGCCAGGAGGGCATCAAGAGCATCCTGGTGGCGCCGATTCCCATTCGGGGCAAGATCAACGGCATTCTGCGCCTGCTCACGCGAACCCCCCGGGAATTCGACCCGCTGGAGATCGAATTTGTCGCCGCTCTGGCCGAGCAGTGCGGCATCGCCATCGAACTGGCCCGCATTCACAACGCCCAGCAGCGCCAGCTCAGCTACTTCAAGGTTCTGTCCGAACTGGGCAGAGCCATCAACGAAACCCGGGAGTTGGATAAAATTCTCGACCTAATCGTCACCAAGCTGCCGGAGGCGATGGGTGTTAAGGCCTGCACCATCCGCCTGATCGCATCGGACAAGGGGCGACTGGAGCTGAAAGCCGCCCACGGGTTGAGCCGCAGCTACCTTGAACGGGGCCCCCTGGACGATGAGTTGGCGACCTATTTCATCCTGGACGGGGAGCCGGTGGTGATTCCGGACGCCACCACCGACATCCACACCCTCTATCACAAGGAGGCGGCCCGCGAAGGGGTGGGCAGCATCCTGGCGGTGCCCATCCTGATCCAGGGCGAAACCATCGGTATGCT contains these protein-coding regions:
- a CDS encoding GAF domain-containing protein; translated protein: MKRQNDYLRLMLDVTKTITASLDPTDKFELIVSRIPQVTGVDAATIRLLDPEGRKLILKAASGLSEAYLNRGPIDAEESVLSALAGTPIAVYDAANDPRIRYPEAARQEGIKSILVAPIPIRGKINGILRLLTRTPREFDPLEIEFVAALAEQCGIAIELARIHNAQQRQLSYFKVLSELGRAINETRELDKILDLIVTKLPEAMGVKACTIRLIASDKGRLELKAAHGLSRSYLERGPLDDELATYFILDGEPVVIPDATTDIHTLYHKEAAREGVGSILAVPILIQGETIGMLRLLSAEQRHFSTHDINFAMAVAEQSGVAIQNAIDYQKLKDLLQACDSSKSV